The DNA window tatcacaaatcatttgattcagatcggggcttcagAGCGcatatcacaaattatttgattgagATCGGGACTTTAAATCACGTGtagctaatcatttgattcagattgggacctcATAttgcatatcgcgaatcatttgattcagatcggggcttcagagcgcatatcgcaaatcatttgattcagatcggggcttcagagcgcatatcacaaatcatttgattcagatcgggacttcagagtgcatatagcgaatcatttgattcagatcggggcttaaatcatgtatcgcgaatcatttgattcagatcggaactttagagagcatatcacaaattatttgattcagatcgggacttcagagcgcatatcgcaaatcatttgtttcagatcaggacttcagagtgcgtatagtgagtcatttgattcagattggggcttaAATCAtgtatcgcaaattatttgattcagatcggaactttagagagcatatcacaaattatttgattcatatcgggacttcagagtgcatatcgcaaatcatttgattcagatcaggacttcagagtgcatatagcgaataatttgattcagatcggggcttaaatcatgtatcgcgaatcatttgattcagatcggggcttaaATCATGTatcgcgaattatttgattcagatcggaactttagagagcatatcacaaattatttgattcagatcgggacttcagagtgcatatagcgaatcatttgattcagatcaggacttcagagtgcatatagcgaataatttgattcagatcggggcttaaatcatgtatcgcgaatcatttgattcagatcggggcttaaATCATGTatcgcgaattatttgattcagatcggaactttagagagcatatcacaaattatttgattcagatcgggacttcagagcgcatatcgcaaatcatttgattcagatcaggacttcagagtgcatatagcgaatcatttgattcagatcggggcttaaatcatgtatcgcgaatcatttgattcagatcggaactttagagagcatatcacaaattatttgattcagatcgggacttcagagtgcatatagcgaatcatttgattcagatcggggcttaaATCATGTATcggaaatcatttgattcagatcggaactttagagagcatatcacaaattatttgattcagatcgggacttcagagtgcatatagcgaatcatttgattcagatcggggcttaaATCATGTATcggaaatcatttgattcagatcgggactttagagagcatatcgcaaatcatttgattcagatcgggacttcaaaacgcatattgtgaatcagttgatttagatcagaactttgcatattgcgaagcatttgtttcagatctggacttcagagtgcatatcgcaaatcatttgtttcagatctggacttcagagTGCATATTGCagattatttgattcagatcaggacttcagagtgcatattacaaatcatttgtttcagatctggacttcagagtgcatattgcaaatcatttgattcagatcaggactttagagagcatatcacaaatcatgtgattcagatcgggacttcagattgcatattgcgaatcatttgattcagatcaggacttcagagtgcatattgcaaatcatttgattcagatcgcctGTCGTGAATCAGACTtcgcatatcgcgaatcatttgattcagatcggaacttggcgtattgtgaataatttgattcagatcgcgaCTTCGGAGTGTGTATCGAAAATCATTTAAATTAGTTCATGACGGGTTCGTAAATCATTTCttaaattgaatgattcaaatccaATGATTGGTGATACACACTCTGGGTTTGCggatcatttgctttagatcagaacagataaaaagaaagaaaatatacacaaataccttaagaaaattaactgtGGGTTTACTGAAGTAAAAGTGTACTAGTATAATTTGTAATACTTTAGCAGTGATaatttgcatgtgcttcactttatttttgtattagtatatttttatttatctggtTATCTTTTTATTAATTTGAAAGAGAATACATTGTTTGATAAGAGATCTCTGATTGATGTCcttgaaaatctaaaaaaaaaagtagttattGAAacgtccttgaaagtcctggaatttcattttacagtatctgtacgaaccttgttatttatataaaatgttatttattgaataataatatttcataaacaaCAACAGTCATCTTAAAAGTtgttcagtcaaaagtacaaaggcaacactctgatatacagcattaatgttacataaaatataacatgatgagattttcctctcagccaaaactatttgctctggaacaaatactagattaatgagaccaaagactgcccactagatttacccaaaacaaatgatATCTAATTTTTAACCACTATGGAAACATCAGAGCCAGCTGTAAATTCAAGATCTGGTTGCTCTCGGTGGGTTCATGAGTGCTTACATCTCCAAAAATGttaaagcaaattttcaaatagacatgatCTTTTTTAACAAATCACACAtttaagtctaaacaagtacattctcacctagaaatttttaaaactacattctgtgacacaaaaatagTAATACCACCACAAGCAGAGTAATACAAATGGTAAAACACTTtgagttctgttatcactagaatatcgcactacTCTCAGCTAGTCAGATTTGAGGACCacaaaagaactgttgtatatacactgtaaaattgTGTATAGTTTTAACAGTAAAAGACTGTGAAAATTGTGCAGTCGATTATTTTCTAATCCGAATTTGTTTGTGTTAATCCCCTGGAATGTTTTAATCCTGCAACACTGACAGATACAATGTGGCAGCTTTTTGTACTATTGCATTATTAGCCGTATCCTGGGAAGAAGAATGTTAAATGTGATTACTCAGATCATTCATCAACCAGCTTATTATGCAGAACTGAATGTttttctctgtctttctctctcttttattCAGTGGGCAGTTTGCTATTGTGAAGCGCTGTAAGGAGAAGAGTACGGGTGTGGAATATGCTGCAAAGTTCATCAAGAAGCGGCAAAGTCGGGCGAGCCGGAGAGGCGTTCGACGAGAGGAGATCGAGAGAGAGGTGGACATCCTACAGGAGCTCCAGCATCCCAACAACATCATGCTACACGACGTTTACGAGAACCGCACTGACGTGGTGCTCATCCTGGAGCTGTGAGTGAGAATATGTCCTCCCACGCCGTTTGTGGAGAGCTACAATTACCCACACGCACAGCTGTCCTCACTCTATAGGGATCATATCCTGAACCTATGCATCTGCTTCCCTAAGCCAAACTCAACGCATTATGTCcaaaaaaagacagtttaattTAGGTTTTACATGATCACTTCCGTGTTAtctctatggaagcctgtttttaacacaggataaaaaataaaacaaagataataacgacttatctcacaattctgacttttatctcacaatttagatttttttttgcaattctgagaaatatatcTAGATATAAAGAAATCTATACTtgagaaatatataaacatacaattgtgagaaatacactcaaaattttgactttttactcaaaattgtaagatacaaacttgcaattgtgagttataaaggcaTAATCGAGTTTATATTataatgtgagtttatatctcgcaattctgacttgcagTTGTcagttaaaatgtcaaaattgcgagacagAAACCTGCAGTTGccagaaatagtcagaattgcaattgtttttttctcgcaactgtgagtttatatctcgcaatattcacttttttcttgcaattctgagaaatatatctagatataaaaaaaatctataaatacaaactcagaaaatacttttttactcaaaattacgagatataaacttgcaatttataatgtcaaaattgcgagatagaaactcacaatagcgagttataaagccataattgcgagatatagacttGCAGTtgccagaaataaagtcagaattgcaattcttttttttttctcttgcaattgtgagtttatgttttgcaattctgaggaatatatctagatataaaaaaaaactatatctgagaaatatataaacattgtATGTTGAATGACTTTACTTAAATTTGCGccatagaaacttgcaattgttagttataatgtcaaaattgtgagatagaaactcacaattgcaagttataaagctaTAATTGCGAGATTTGTACTCCCAGTTGccagaaatagtcagaattgcaattctgtttttatctcacaaattctGACCATTtttatcgcaattctgaccttttttcttgcagttctgagaaatatatCTAGATACAAAGAAATTTGtatcaaaaaaatatatagaaaaaacagaactgtaagatataaactcagaattttgactttttactcaAAATTATTAGATattaacttgcaactgtgagttataatgtcaaaatgacaaattataaagccataattgcaagatacaaacccTCAATAGCCAGAAATTTAGTTGGAAttgaaattctgatttttttttcttgcaattctgagaaatatatcTAGATAAAGAAATCTATATCtgagaaatataaaaatatagaactgtgagatataaacttagaattttgacttcactcaaaattgtgagatattaacttgcaaatgtgagttataatgtGAAAATTTCATAttataaagccataattgcaagatgcaaactctcACTTGCCataaataaagtcggaattacaaTTACAAGAAAATTATCTAAATATAAAGAAATCTATATCTGAGAGATATATAAAcatggaattgtgagatataaaaaatgttttactcaaatttgcaagatataaacttgcaattgagttataatttcaaaattgcgagatagaaactcttgccagaaatagtcagaattgcaattcttttttttttctcgcaatgtgagtttaaatctcgcaattctgacttttttctcacaaatatatCTAGATATAAACAAATCTATATCTGAGAaatatataaacagaattgtgagatataaactcaaaattgtgaaacagaaactcacaattgcgagttacaatgACATAATTGCGAAAATAACATCAGaatttttatatcttgcaattctgacctctttctcacaattgtttatataCTGCAGATATAGAGATATAAGTTCACATTTGTgagttaaaggggctatatgcaacttttccccgaaataaacgtaacaatagcctttttatttgaccatttatgactcaaacatcttctgatgagcatactgacaccttgtcagctcacagtggt is part of the Garra rufa chromosome 25, GarRuf1.0, whole genome shotgun sequence genome and encodes:
- the LOC141301418 gene encoding death-associated protein kinase 2-like translates to MRTLGMAVFKQQKVEDFYDIGEELGSGQFAIVKRCKEKSTGVEYAAKFIKKRQSRASRRGVRREEIEREVDILQELQHPNNIMLHDVYENRTDVVLILEL